Part of the Propioniciclava sp. MC1595 genome is shown below.
GGCGGGCCTCCATCTCGGCCTGGCGGGTGCGGGCGGCCTCGACGGCCAGCCGATCGCGCTCGGACGGGTCGGCCTCGGCGACCTGGCTGGTGTCCTGCGCGACGCGCAGGCGCTCGGTGAGGCCCGCGAGCGCCTCGGCGTTGCGGTCGCGGCCCTCCTCCGCCTTCGCCACCGACGCGTCGTGACGCTCGGCCTCGGCGATCGCGCCCCGCGCGGACTGGTTCAGCCGGCTCAGCTGCTCGGCCAGGGCCGAGAACTGGGCGTCCGACTCGTGCAGGCGGGCCAGGGCGGCCTCGGTGCGCTGGGTGGCGGCCTCGAGCTTGGTGACGGCGGCCGCGCGCGCGAACGCCAGGCGCTCGACATCCGCCTGCGCCCGCACCAGCGCCTCGGACGCCTCGTCCACCGCCGCCTGCACCTCGATCAGGCTCGGGCGCGCCGACGAGCCACCCGTGGAGAACCAGCTCGACAGCAGGTCGCCGTCGCGGGTGACGGCGCTCGTGTCGGGCAGGGCCGCGACGAGCGAGCGGGCCGCGGCGAGGTCGTCGACGACGGCGACCTTGCGCAGCAGCCGGGTCAGGGCGGGCACGAGCCCGGCGTCGGCGGTGACGGTGTCGACCGCGTAACGGGCGCCGGCGGGGAGGTCGGGCCAATCGGAGCGGTCCCCCACGTCCGCGGCACCACCGAGCAGCAGCCCGGCGCGTCCGAGGTCGTCGGACTTCAGGTGCGCGAAGGCCTCGATCGCGGCGTCCAGCCCGGTGACGGCGACCGCCTCGGCGGCGCCGCCCAGGGCGGCGGCGACGGCCGACTCGAAGCCCGGCTCCACGCGCACCAGCGCGCCCACCGAGCCGAGCACGCCGGACAGCTCGGCCGAGGCCGCCAGCAGCGCCCCCGACCCGTCGCGCCGGTCGAGGCCGACCTTCAGGCCCTCCAGCCGCGCGGCGATGGACGCCCGCTCCTGCTGCGCGGCCTGCTCCTGCGCCTTGAGCGACTCCAGCTCCTCGGTGGCGGCGACCCGCTCGGCGTCGGCGGACTCGTGCTCGGCGTCCAGGTCCTCCTCGCCCTCGGTCAGCCCGCCCAACTCGGTCTCGAGGCGGGCGAACGTGGCGCGGGCCTCGTCGGCGCGCTTGCGGGCCTCGGTACCGGCCGAGCGCAGCCGCTCGATCTCGGCGTCGGCGGCCTCGGTGCGCGACTTCAGCGAGTTGACCTCGCCGGCGAGCCGGGCCAGGCCCTCGCGGCGGTCGGCGATCGCGCGCAACTGCGCGGCGTACTGCTTCTCGGCCTCGGCGTGGGCCCTTTCGGCCTCCTCGCGCGCCACGGAGGCGGCACGCAGGGCCTCGGCCCGCTCGGCGACCTTCGCGTTGATCGCCTCCTCGGTCTCGCGCACCCCGGCGGCTTCGGCCTCGATGAGCTCGGGGTCGCGACCCCGGCGGTCATCGGCCGACACGGTCGCGGCGTTGCGGACCCGCTCCTGCGCGATGCTCAGCGTCGAGGCCGTGCGTTCGCGCAGCGCGGCGAGCGCGTACCAGGTCTCCTGCGCGCGGTTCAGCTCGGGCGCCACCTCGCGCACGGACGCCTCGGCCTCGGCCTCGGCCTCGCGCGCTGCTTCCAGGGCGTCCTCGAGCGCCTTGCGCCGGGCCTTGATCTCGGCCTCGGCGGCCAGGTCGGACTCCAGCGCCAGCGACGCCATCACGTAGTCGTCGGCGAGCAGGCGGGCCTTGGCGTCCCGGAGCTCGGCCTGCACGACCGCGGCCTTGCGGGCCACCTCGGCCTGCCGGCCCAGGGGCTTGAGCTGGCGGCGGATCTCGGCGACCAGGTCGGCCAGGCGGTCGAGGTTGACCTGGGTGGCGTCGAGCTTGCGGAGCGCCTTCTCCTTGCGCTTGCGGTGCTTCAGGACGCCGGCGGCCTCCTCGATGAAGCCGCGGCGCACCTCGGGGGTGGCCTGCAGGATCGTGTCGAGCTGCCCCTGCCCCACGATGACGTGCATCTCCCGGCCGATGCCGGAGTCGCTGAGCAGCTCCTGCACGTCGAGGAGGCGGGCGGGGTTGCCGTTGATGGCGTACTCCGAGCCCCCGGCGCGGAACATCGTGCGGCTGATCGTGACCTCGGTGTACTCGATCGGCAGCGCGCCGTCGATGTTGTCGATGGTCAGGCTCACCTCGGCGCGGCCCAGCGGCGCGCGCCCGGCGGTGCCGGCGAAGATGACGTCCTCCATCTTGCCGCCGCGCAGCGTCTTGGCGCCCTGCTCGCCCATCACCCAGCTCAGGGCGTCGACGACGTTGGACTTGCCCGACCCGTTGGGTCCGACCACGCAGGTGATGCCCGGCTCGAAGTTCAGGGTCGTCGCCGACGCGAACGACTTGAAGCCGCGCAGCGTCAGGGACTTGAGGTACACACGGCCACCTTACGGAGCGGGCGGCCCGGCCACGGGGGTGGACGCCGCGTGTCGCCGGCGGACGGCGCGGAACGTCCACAGCTTGTTGACCACGAAGTTGATCGGCATCACGAGCACGATCTGGATCAGCTGCGCCCAGTACAGGCGCTTGGTCCACCACGGCCCGGCGTCGGTGAAGAACGCGTGGCTCAGGTAGGCGGGCGAGCCCGGGTTGCGCAGCAGGTACAGGATCACGAAGCCGACGAGCTGGGCCACCGCCCCCACGAGGAGGAACGGGAGGAGTTCCTTCCACACGGGCGCGCGCTCGCCCTGGTTGCGGAACGTCCAGTGCCGGTTCCAGAAGAAGTTGAACAGGTTCGCCACGACGAAGGCGATGCCGGCGTAGACGATGTAGAACCGCAGGGCCCGCTCGGTGCCGGGCAGGGGGATGAACGCGTCGTAGTCCTCGACCCCGAAGACGTGGAACCCGATGTTGTGTGCGACCGCGACCGTCAGCATGTTCACGCCGACGCCGGCGCCGCCGACGATGCCGAACTTCAGCAGTTCGCGGATGCTGTTGCCCCAGCGGGTCCACAGCTTGGTAACGGGGTTCACGGAGACGAGAGCCTACCGCCTCGGCAGGGGGTCACGGCGCCGGCTGGCAGGTGGGGCACGAGAAGGAGCTGCGGTTCATGAACGACTGCCGCGTCATCGGCGTCCCGCAGCGCCGGCACGGCTGGTCGGTGCGGCCGTACGCGTCGAGGGTGCGGTCGAAGTAGCCGGACTCGCCGTTCACGTTGACGTAGAGCGCGTCGAAGGAGGTGCCGCCCTGGTCGAGGGCCTCGGCCATCACGGCGCGCGCGGCCTCCAGCAGCGCGGCGACCGCCGCCGGCGGCAGCGCCGACGCCGGGGTCTCGGAGTGGACGCGGGCCCGCCACAGGGCCTCGTCGGCGTAGATGTTGCCGATGCCGGACACGACGGTCTGGTTCAGCAGCACCCGCTTGATCGCGCTGTGGCTGCGCCCGATGCGCGCGACCAGCGCGTCGCGGTCGAGCTCGGGGTCGAACAGGTCGCGGGCGATGTGCGCCACCTCGTCGGGGAGCTCGGCACCGCCGGGCGACAGCGACAGGCCGCCGAACATCCGCTGGTCGACGAAACGCAGCTGGACGCCGTCGGCCAGGTCGAGCAGCACCCGGGCGTGCCGCTGGAGGGGTGCGCCGGGGGCGTCCAGACGGAACTGGCCGGACATGCCCAGGTGGGCCAGCAGGGCGTCACCGTCGTCGAACGGCAGCCAGAGGAACTTGCCGCGCCGGCGCGGGACGCCGAAGGTGCGGCCGGTCAGGGAGGCTGCGAAGTCGTCGGGACCGGCCGCGTGACGGCGGACCGGGCGCGGGTGCAGCACCTGGACGCCGTCGATGCGGCGCCCGGTGACCGCGGGCTCCAGACCGCGCCGGACGACCTCGACCTCGGGGAGCTCGGGCACTCAGCCCGCCTCGGACAGCGCCTCGTGGGCCAGCCTGGCGGCGGCCTGCTCGGCGAGCTTCTTGGACCGGGCCTTCGCGCCCGGGTAGGTGGTGCCGGCCACGACCGCCACCGCGTGGAACCGCTTGTCGTGGTCGGGCCCGGTCGAGGTGTGCTCGTAGCCGGGCGCGCCCAGGCCGCGCTCGGCGGCGAGCTCCTGCAGGGCGGTCTTCCAGTCGGTGGAGCGCCCCTCGGCCGACGCGGTGGCGACCACCGGGTCCATGAGCGCATGCACGAAGGCCTCCGCGGCGTCCCGGCCGGCCGACAGGAACACCGCGGCGATGACCGCCTCGGTGGCGTCGGCGAGGATCGAGTCCTTGTCGTCGCCCCCGGTGCCGATCTCGCCCTTGCCCAGCTTCAGCAGGCTGCCGAGCTCCAGCCCGCGGGCGACGTCGGCCAGCGCGTACGTGTTGACGACGGCGGCACGCATCTTCGCCAGCCAGCCCTCGGGCTCGTCGGGGTAGGTGCGGTAGAGGTGCTCGGTCACGACGACCCCGAGCACCGAGTCGCCGAGGAACTCCAGGCGCTCGTTGTGGGGGGAGCCGCCGTTCTCGTAGGCCCACGAACGGTGGGTCAACGCACGCTCGAACAGCTGGGGATCGATGTCGATCCCCAGCTGGTCGAGTAGGTCATGTACGCGGCGTCGCGCCGCGTCGGTCACTGGTCGAGGACCTGGCGGCGCGCCGCGCGTGGGCCGTACTGGCCGCACTCGGGGCACGCGGTGTGCGGCAGGTGCTTCGCACGGCAGGCGGCGTTGGCGCAGGTCACCAGCTGCGGCGCGGACGTCTTCCACTGCGCACGGCGGGCGCGCGTGTTGCTGCGGGACATCTTCCGCTTGGGAACAGCCACGTCAAACTCCTCGGTCGTGGGGCGACTGCCCCGGTGTCTCAGTCCTGGGTGCCCTCAGCCCAGCCGGCGAGCTCGGCCCAGCGCGGGTCGATGGCCTCGCCGTGCCCGTGGTCGGGATCGTCGTTCAGGTTGACCCCACAGGTGGGGCACAACCCGGCGCAATCCTCCCGGCACAGGGGGATGAACGGCAGGTCGAGCATCGCCGCGTCCCGCAGGACGGGTTCGAGGTCGATCATCTCGGCCTCGACACGGCTGGCC
Proteins encoded:
- the smc gene encoding chromosome segregation protein SMC, translating into MYLKSLTLRGFKSFASATTLNFEPGITCVVGPNGSGKSNVVDALSWVMGEQGAKTLRGGKMEDVIFAGTAGRAPLGRAEVSLTIDNIDGALPIEYTEVTISRTMFRAGGSEYAINGNPARLLDVQELLSDSGIGREMHVIVGQGQLDTILQATPEVRRGFIEEAAGVLKHRKRKEKALRKLDATQVNLDRLADLVAEIRRQLKPLGRQAEVARKAAVVQAELRDAKARLLADDYVMASLALESDLAAEAEIKARRKALEDALEAAREAEAEAEASVREVAPELNRAQETWYALAALRERTASTLSIAQERVRNAATVSADDRRGRDPELIEAEAAGVRETEEAINAKVAERAEALRAASVAREEAERAHAEAEKQYAAQLRAIADRREGLARLAGEVNSLKSRTEAADAEIERLRSAGTEARKRADEARATFARLETELGGLTEGEEDLDAEHESADAERVAATEELESLKAQEQAAQQERASIAARLEGLKVGLDRRDGSGALLAASAELSGVLGSVGALVRVEPGFESAVAAALGGAAEAVAVTGLDAAIEAFAHLKSDDLGRAGLLLGGAADVGDRSDWPDLPAGARYAVDTVTADAGLVPALTRLLRKVAVVDDLAAARSLVAALPDTSAVTRDGDLLSSWFSTGGSSARPSLIEVQAAVDEASEALVRAQADVERLAFARAAAVTKLEAATQRTEAALARLHESDAQFSALAEQLSRLNQSARGAIAEAERHDASVAKAEEGRDRNAEALAGLTERLRVAQDTSQVAEADPSERDRLAVEAARTRQAEMEARLALRTDEERARALAGRAESLLRAARAERNARAEAAARREKLRREAEVARAAAAASEWLLGVVATSQEAAGRARKLADERRVEADRRVHDARQRSRDLARQFEGIVDVAHRDELARAEQRMRIESLAEKALEELGLAAEVLADEYGPDQLVPVLTRPDGTALTEDDEQPEPRPFVREEQEKRFRTAQRNLDLLGRVNPLALEEFEAMSERHQFLAEQLDDLKRTRTDLLGIIADVDARVEQVFAEAYADVEAAFEHSFARLFPGGEGRLVLTEPGSWLTTGVDVEARPAGKKVKRLSLLSGGERSLVAVAFLVALFKARPSPFYILDEVEAALDDTNLGRLLGIYEELRENSQMLVITHQKRTMEIADALYGVTMREDGISTVISQRLREG
- a CDS encoding GtrA family protein, whose protein sequence is MNPVTKLWTRWGNSIRELLKFGIVGGAGVGVNMLTVAVAHNIGFHVFGVEDYDAFIPLPGTERALRFYIVYAGIAFVVANLFNFFWNRHWTFRNQGERAPVWKELLPFLLVGAVAQLVGFVILYLLRNPGSPAYLSHAFFTDAGPWWTKRLYWAQLIQIVLVMPINFVVNKLWTFRAVRRRHAASTPVAGPPAP
- the mutM gene encoding bifunctional DNA-formamidopyrimidine glycosylase/DNA-(apurinic or apyrimidinic site) lyase, with product MPELPEVEVVRRGLEPAVTGRRIDGVQVLHPRPVRRHAAGPDDFAASLTGRTFGVPRRRGKFLWLPFDDGDALLAHLGMSGQFRLDAPGAPLQRHARVLLDLADGVQLRFVDQRMFGGLSLSPGGAELPDEVAHIARDLFDPELDRDALVARIGRSHSAIKRVLLNQTVVSGIGNIYADEALWRARVHSETPASALPPAAVAALLEAARAVMAEALDQGGTSFDALYVNVNGESGYFDRTLDAYGRTDQPCRRCGTPMTRQSFMNRSSFSCPTCQPAP
- the rnc gene encoding ribonuclease III, whose protein sequence is MTDAARRRVHDLLDQLGIDIDPQLFERALTHRSWAYENGGSPHNERLEFLGDSVLGVVVTEHLYRTYPDEPEGWLAKMRAAVVNTYALADVARGLELGSLLKLGKGEIGTGGDDKDSILADATEAVIAAVFLSAGRDAAEAFVHALMDPVVATASAEGRSTDWKTALQELAAERGLGAPGYEHTSTGPDHDKRFHAVAVVAGTTYPGAKARSKKLAEQAAARLAHEALSEAG
- the rpmF gene encoding 50S ribosomal protein L32 yields the protein MAVPKRKMSRSNTRARRAQWKTSAPQLVTCANAACRAKHLPHTACPECGQYGPRAARRQVLDQ